From the genome of Miscanthus floridulus cultivar M001 chromosome 10, ASM1932011v1, whole genome shotgun sequence, one region includes:
- the LOC136487530 gene encoding uncharacterized protein has product MYSRNALWIYLQFLLLAYICMCQRMDNREWMYTGHASMTPEWMTKTNAFLEHAFGEAAKGSAQMPCPCSRCGNKKRKIKRLVGEDLIKYGFMANYTRWIHHGEADRIREDVVRQRLEDYDGDGGVADWMDDIQQARFGEGLEEKPEESAKAFYDMLSSAQKPLHKKTTVSQLDAIGRIMGLKSQFSMSRDNFNGMLAVFGSLLLEDHILPKNLYESQKLIRALKMPYEQIHACPNGCVLFRKDHEGATHCPKCKSSRYLEVD; this is encoded by the coding sequence atgtatagtaggaacgccttgtggatttacctgcagtttttattactcgcttacatatgcatgtgccagaggatggataaccgtgagtggatgtacacgggccacgcaagtatgaccccagaatggatgaccaagaccaatgctttcctggagcatgcatttggcgaggctgctaaAGGGTCAGCCCAGATGCCATGTCCGTGCAGCAGATGtggcaacaagaaaagaaaaattaagaggctcgtgggggaagatcttatcaagtatggattcatggcaaactatacccgctggatccaccatggtgaagccgatcgtattagagaggatgtggtgagacagcgtctcgaggattatgatggagatggcggggtagcagactggatggatgacattcagcaggcacggttcggtgaaggattggaggagaagccagaggaaagcgcaaaggcgttctatgatATGCTGTCTTCAGCGCAGAAGCCCTTGCACAAAAAGACAACGGTATCACAGCTGGATGCAATTGGACGCATCATGGGGTTGAAGTCGCAGTTTAGCATGAGTCGGGACAACTtcaatggtatgttggcagtttttgGATCCCTGCTTCTGGAGGATCACATCCtaccgaagaacttgtacgagtcacagaaacttattcgtgcacttaagatgccgtatgagcagatccatgcttgtccgaatggatgcgtcctttttaggaaagatcatgagggagcaacgcactgtccaaagtgcaaatcctctaggtacctggaggtcgac